The DNA sequence CACGTTGCCCACGTCGACCTGGGCTCGGATCTGCGCCAGGCCGCCATTGTAGTCTTCGATCTGAACGTCGATCCCCGTTTCCCGCTCGAAACGTTCGATGTATCCCTTCTCGCAGGCGCGGGCGTATGCGCCGCCCCAGCTCACCAGCGTCAGTGTCCGCTCCTGCGCGGCGGCATGTCCGCAAAGCAGAAGGACCAGTACAGCCACGGCCAGGCCCGGAAGCAGTGTGGCCAGGGCCGGAAGCGGGAAGCGTCGTCTCATGGTGAACATGTGCGTCATTCGCCTTTTCCTTCCGTTTCGGGGTCGAGTACCCGGCAGTCGGTCGGCGTCCACCCGATGAGGATCTTGTCGCCCGCAAGCAGGGCGCCGTGGCCGACGGTATTGGGTATCTTGATGATGAAATCGGACGTGCGGCACACCGAGACACGCAGGCGCAGGTAGTCGCCCAGGAACGTGATATCCTCGATCAGGGCCACCATTTCGTTGGTGTAAAGCCCGGATTTCGGCGAGACGGCCACGCGCTCGGGTCGGATGGAAAGCGTTGCGGTGTCGCCCACCTGGCAAGGCGCGATGCGGATCGCCTCGATGATCTCACCGCCCACGAACACTTCGCATATGTCCCCCTCGATGCCCATCACCTTGCCGTGCAGCCGGTTGTTCTCCCCGATGAAACGGGCCACGAAGGAGCGCTGCGGTTCCTCGTAGAGCGTCTCGGGATCGGCCACCTGTTCGACCCTGCCGTCCCGCAGCACGGCGATGCGGTCCGACATGACCATGGCCTCCTGCTGGTCGTGGGTGACGTACACGACCGTGACGCCCAACGTCTTGTGGATGCGGCGGATCTCGTACTGCATTTCCTCGCGGAGCCGGCGGTCCAGCGCGCCGAGGGGTTCGTCCATGAGGACCAGTTCGGGATCGAATACCAGGGCGCGGGCGATGGCCACGCGCTGTTGCTGCCCGCCGGAAAGCTGGCCGGGACGCCGGTGCTCGAATCCTTCCAGCTGCACCAGCTGCAGGACCCGTTCCACCCGTTCCCGGCACTGGCCGCGGTCCATTCCGCGGACCTCGAGAGGAAAAGCGAGATTGGCCCCCACCGTCATGTGGGGGAAGAGGGCGTAGTTCTGGAACACCATGCCGATGCCGCGCTTGCGGGGCGGCAGGTTGTGGATGGAGCGGCCGTCCACGAGGATCTCGCCGGAGGTGGGCGTCTCGAAGCCGGCCAGCATCATGAGGCAGGTGGTCTTGCCCGAACCGGAAGGACCCAGGAGGGTGAGAAACTCTCCCTTGCGGATGTCCAGGTCGACGC is a window from the Gemmatimonadota bacterium genome containing:
- a CDS encoding ABC transporter ATP-binding protein, encoding MEGSGRPYVEYRKVSKSYDGTTTVVDGVDLDIRKGEFLTLLGPSGSGKTTCLMMLAGFETPTSGEILVDGRSIHNLPPRKRGIGMVFQNYALFPHMTVGANLAFPLEVRGMDRGQCRERVERVLQLVQLEGFEHRRPGQLSGGQQQRVAIARALVFDPELVLMDEPLGALDRRLREEMQYEIRRIHKTLGVTVVYVTHDQQEAMVMSDRIAVLRDGRVEQVADPETLYEEPQRSFVARFIGENNRLHGKVMGIEGDICEVFVGGEIIEAIRIAPCQVGDTATLSIRPERVAVSPKSGLYTNEMVALIEDITFLGDYLRLRVSVCRTSDFIIKIPNTVGHGALLAGDKILIGWTPTDCRVLDPETEGKGE